In the genome of Xanthomonas translucens pv. cerealis, one region contains:
- a CDS encoding DUF2884 family protein, whose protein sequence is MQHRSLPSAGIALIALLALAACQPSTPQSERTSSNTPSTRSLSFDNGDITLKVSGQPPATITRSGDLLIDGKQIALGAEQRALLVAYRAQLGAVGMQGLEVGKQGAALGVKAAGDALAGVISGNTDHVGEHIEAQAEKLKQEALKICAQVATLRQAQDTLAQQLPAFRPYASLDASDISDCDKSAK, encoded by the coding sequence ATGCAGCATCGTTCCCTGCCGTCGGCCGGCATCGCCCTGATCGCGCTATTGGCCCTGGCCGCCTGCCAGCCCTCGACGCCGCAGTCCGAACGGACCAGCAGCAACACGCCCAGCACGCGCAGCCTGAGCTTCGACAACGGCGACATCACCCTGAAGGTCTCCGGCCAGCCACCGGCGACCATCACCCGGAGCGGCGACCTGCTGATCGACGGCAAACAGATCGCGCTCGGCGCCGAGCAGCGCGCCTTGCTGGTGGCCTACCGCGCGCAGCTCGGCGCAGTCGGCATGCAGGGCCTGGAGGTCGGCAAGCAAGGCGCCGCGCTGGGCGTGAAAGCGGCCGGCGACGCGCTGGCCGGGGTCATCAGCGGCAACACCGACCATGTCGGCGAGCACATCGAGGCGCAGGCCGAGAAGCTCAAGCAGGAAGCGCTGAAGATCTGCGCGCAGGTGGCGACGCTGCGCCAGGCGCAGGACACGCTGGCGCAGCAGCTGCCGGCATTCCGTCCCTATGCCAGCCTCGATGCCAGCGACATCAGCGACTGCGACAAATCTGCCAAGTAA
- a CDS encoding DUF4097 family beta strand repeat-containing protein, whose translation MRKTLLLSALLLVPALALADECRHSEPRNLKLDLTGAKNVIFDAQQNNLKLTGASAAAFELRGRACASDADMLKELTVRQRREGDTLIVTLQHDGKIHGISSGTRYAYLDLAGSVPSSLPVQLRLGSGDADIGGVAALDASVGSGDLHAHGVRGVVSATVGSGDIELRDIGSLSLPTLGSGDVKASQVGGDVKIGTVGSGDLTVHGVRGAVQIGSIGSGDAQLRDVSGSVALQSIGSGDLEVSGVGGNLSVERIGSGDIHHSGVRGSVNVPKRR comes from the coding sequence ATGCGCAAGACCTTGCTGCTGTCCGCGCTGCTGCTGGTCCCGGCCCTGGCCCTGGCCGACGAATGCAGGCATTCCGAGCCGCGCAACCTGAAACTGGACCTGACAGGCGCCAAGAATGTGATCTTCGACGCGCAGCAGAACAACCTCAAGCTGACCGGCGCCAGCGCCGCCGCGTTCGAGCTGCGCGGCCGCGCCTGCGCCTCCGATGCGGACATGCTCAAGGAGCTGACCGTGCGCCAGCGCCGCGAAGGCGACACGCTGATCGTGACCCTGCAGCACGACGGCAAGATCCACGGCATCAGCTCGGGCACCCGCTACGCCTACCTGGACCTGGCCGGCAGCGTGCCGAGTTCCCTGCCCGTGCAGTTGCGGCTGGGCTCCGGCGATGCCGACATCGGCGGCGTGGCGGCGCTCGACGCCAGCGTCGGCTCCGGCGATCTGCATGCGCACGGTGTGCGCGGCGTGGTCAGCGCCACAGTGGGATCGGGCGACATCGAGCTGCGCGACATCGGCAGCCTCAGCCTACCGACGCTGGGCTCGGGCGACGTCAAGGCGAGCCAGGTCGGCGGCGACGTCAAGATCGGCACGGTCGGCTCCGGCGACCTGACCGTGCACGGCGTGCGCGGTGCGGTGCAGATCGGCAGCATCGGCTCCGGCGATGCACAGCTGCGCGACGTGAGCGGCAGCGTGGCGCTGCAATCGATCGGTTCAGGCGACCTGGAAGTCAGCGGCGTCGGCGGCAATCTCAGCGTGGAGCGGATCGGCAGCGGCGACATCCACCACAGCGGCGTGCGCGGCAGCGTCAACGTGCCCAAGCGGCGCTGA
- a CDS encoding ABC transporter permease, producing the protein MNAPAKQISALTSFKWLLKREYWEHRGGFLWAPVIAGSVITVLYTLLALIGTVAGRGDGSNGFNIDGGPEKLNEIIGAVGDGTMLAGVVLACVVLGFVVFFYALGSLYDDRRDRSVLFWKSLPLSDLNTVLSKAAWALLLAPIVAIGIGLLIGICLWLVTALTLSVNGISQSSAVFTHSHPLRIIGAVLSNLPIYVMWSLPTIGWLMFCSAWARTKPFLWAVLIPVLGCVMASMMGILPMLHVNHNAIWYTVVYRGLLSVLPGTWLPVLSESAPPVQIDGAQDLANAIQLSDAWRIFQSTDIWIGAAIGVAFIVAAIYLRRWRDEA; encoded by the coding sequence ATGAACGCACCTGCCAAGCAGATTTCCGCGCTGACCAGCTTCAAGTGGCTGCTCAAGCGCGAATACTGGGAACACCGCGGCGGCTTCCTGTGGGCACCGGTCATCGCCGGCAGCGTGATCACCGTGCTGTACACGCTGCTCGCGCTGATCGGCACCGTGGCCGGCCGCGGCGACGGCAGCAACGGCTTCAACATCGATGGCGGACCGGAGAAGCTGAACGAGATCATCGGCGCGGTCGGCGACGGCACCATGCTGGCCGGCGTGGTCCTGGCCTGCGTCGTGCTGGGGTTCGTGGTGTTCTTCTACGCACTGGGCTCGCTGTACGACGACCGCCGCGACCGCAGCGTGCTGTTCTGGAAATCGCTGCCGCTGTCGGATCTGAACACGGTGCTGTCCAAGGCCGCCTGGGCGCTGCTGCTGGCGCCGATCGTGGCGATCGGGATCGGCCTGCTGATCGGCATCTGCCTGTGGCTGGTCACCGCGCTGACCCTGTCGGTCAACGGCATCAGCCAGAGCAGCGCGGTGTTCACCCACTCGCATCCGCTGCGCATCATCGGCGCGGTGCTGTCCAACCTGCCGATCTACGTGATGTGGTCGCTGCCGACCATCGGCTGGCTGATGTTCTGCTCGGCCTGGGCGCGCACCAAGCCATTCCTGTGGGCGGTGCTGATCCCGGTCCTGGGCTGCGTGATGGCGAGCATGATGGGCATCCTGCCGATGCTGCACGTGAACCACAACGCGATCTGGTACACGGTGGTCTACCGCGGCCTGCTGAGCGTGCTGCCCGGCACCTGGCTGCCGGTGCTCAGCGAAAGCGCGCCGCCGGTGCAGATCGATGGCGCCCAGGACCTGGCCAACGCGATCCAACTCAGCGATGCCTGGCGCATCTTCCAGAGCACCGACATCTGGATCGGCGCGGCGATCGGAGTGGCCTTCATCGTCGCGGCGATCTATCTGCGCCGCTGGCGCGACGAAGCCTGA